The following proteins are encoded in a genomic region of Oceanibaculum nanhaiense:
- a CDS encoding alpha/beta fold hydrolase, protein MTDAAMTDTSTYECKDFVLQCGITLPVARLVYKTYGTLADDKSNVILYPTSYSAQHSDIDWLIGKDRILDPTRYFIIIPNMMTNGLSTSPSNTPYPLNQGRFPDITIYDNVLLQRRFLNEVFGIERLAMVYGWSMGGQQAYHWGALFPDDVDRLLITCSSARTSEHNKIFLDSIRAALTADPAWRDGWFHEQPVKGIRAMGRIYAGWAISQTFYRQQLYKSLGYTTLEDFLVRFWEWTYSRRDANDLYAQLGTWFTSDISANELYKGDLAAALSAIKAKVLLMPGETDLYFRTEDNELELPHLKNAELRPIPSIWGHRAGNPSQNPEDERFIAQGVRDLLSA, encoded by the coding sequence ATGACTGACGCTGCGATGACCGACACAAGCACCTACGAATGCAAGGATTTCGTTCTGCAATGCGGCATCACCCTGCCGGTGGCGCGGCTGGTCTATAAGACCTATGGCACGCTGGCGGATGATAAATCGAACGTCATCCTCTACCCGACCTCCTACAGCGCGCAGCACAGCGATATCGACTGGCTGATCGGCAAGGACCGCATCCTTGATCCGACGCGCTATTTCATCATCATCCCCAACATGATGACGAATGGCCTGTCGACCTCGCCGTCGAACACACCCTATCCGCTGAATCAGGGCCGGTTCCCGGACATCACCATCTACGACAATGTCCTGCTGCAACGCCGCTTCTTGAATGAGGTCTTCGGCATCGAGCGGCTGGCGATGGTCTATGGCTGGTCGATGGGCGGCCAGCAGGCCTATCACTGGGGCGCGCTGTTCCCTGACGACGTGGACCGGCTGCTGATCACCTGCTCCTCCGCGCGCACCTCGGAGCACAACAAGATCTTTCTCGACAGCATCCGCGCCGCACTGACCGCCGATCCTGCCTGGCGCGACGGCTGGTTCCACGAGCAGCCGGTGAAGGGCATCCGCGCCATGGGCCGCATCTATGCCGGCTGGGCGATCTCGCAGACATTCTACCGCCAGCAGCTCTACAAGAGCCTCGGCTACACGACGCTGGAGGATTTCCTGGTCCGCTTCTGGGAATGGACTTATTCCCGGCGTGACGCCAATGACCTGTATGCCCAACTTGGCACCTGGTTCACCTCCGACATCAGCGCCAACGAGCTTTACAAGGGTGACCTCGCCGCGGCGCTTTCCGCCATCAAGGCGAAGGTGCTGCTGATGCCGGGCGAAACCGATCTGTATTTCCGCACGGAAGACAATGAACTGGAGCTGCCGCATCTGAAGAATGCGGAACTGCGGCCGATTCCCTCGATCTGGGGCCACCGCGCCGGAAACCCCTCGCAAAATCCCGAGGACGAGCGTTTCATCGCCCAGGGCGTGCGCGACCTGCTGTCCGCCTGA